CTAATGCGACAGCAGTAACGATACCTCGCCTTTTTTCAGAAGCATCAACATAGCGTGTACCGTAATAAGAGGCAAAAAGTGCTAATGCAATACAGGCATAAGTGGTGGTGTCAAAAAAAATGTTAGAACTGGATTCGGTTTTGGTAACAATATGAAAAGTGTCCGAGATGGACTTTAGTTGCAAAGCAATGTAAGGCACAATACCAAAGATACACACGATGGTAACTAAGGCGCCTAAGAATCTATCATTGCCGTATCTCAAAGAAATGAAATCAGCAATACTAGAAATTTTATTTACTCTAGAAATTCGGATGATTTTTTTCAAAATAATCATCCAAGTAGGAATGATAATTATGGGACCTAAATAAATAGGCAAATAACTTAAACCGGAATTAGCTGCAACGCCAATACTTCCGTAATACGTCCAAGCGGTGCAGTACACAGCTAACGAAAGAGAATAGATGTAGGGATTATTAGTCCATTTGGAATGGTCCCTTTTTTCAGCCCAATAGGCGATATAAAAAAGGATTAGCATGTACAATGCTACAATAAACAAAAGGCCAAAACTACTCATAATATCGTTTAATGATTAGGTAGGTCGTGCCAATTGAAAATATCCAAGCCGAAAATATATAGATGTATACAATTGGAAAACCTAAAAAAGGTTCAGCACTATCAAACAATAACAATAGCGGCATGTTCAACGCTAATACCATTAGCATTGAAAGAATAACCAGCTTTTGTTCGTGTCTTTTTTTCATAAATTGTTCTATACTCTATTTTCGAATTTGATCGTAGTAATATACGAATTGTTATGAGGAATTCGTTGTTTTAAAAATATACAAACGCTGCCAGTAATTGACAGCGATTGCATATTTTAAACTATAAAATGAATTAGTTATCGCTATATTCTCCTGTAAGAGAGTAGTATCCAAAGATACCCAAACCACCTACGATAATCGGTGAAAGAATAAAGGTATAAATAATTGCAGGAATCATATCTTCTGGTTTTCCTGACTCAAATTTTGGAATAGCTTGGTTAATCAATAGATAATATCCAGCTGCAAGACCTAAACCGATCCACACAATCCCTAATAATTTTTTTATTGCGTTCATAATGATGTTTTTTTAAAATTTAAATTAAGCTAATTAGTGTTTGTGAGAAGTGCTTTTACCATCTACATAAATAGCTCCGATAATGAAACAGATGGCTCCAATTATAATTGGGTACCAAAGTCCTTGTAAATACGGTTCAGCTACGGCAACTGCTTGACCAGCTTCTGTTGCTGCATCGTTTGCTTTGGTTGCTGCTGCCACTAATGAAGTAGCTACCGCAGGAAGCAATCCTCCAAAGATACCGTTACCAATATGGTATGGTAAAGACATCGAAGTATAACGAATTTTTGCAGGGAACAACTCTACTAAGAAAGCCGCTGTCGGTCCGTAAACTACAGTCACTAAGAAGATTTGAATGAAAACTAACCAAACCAAAGTCCATTTGTCTGATTCATTTACCACCATTGTTTTCTTAACTTCTACTTTTGGTTTTCCATCATCACCAATTTTAGCTACACCATTTTCTAAAGTTACAGTTTTAACTTCTTTCCAAGTCGCTCCGTCTGTAAATTCT
This sequence is a window from Flavobacterium ammoniigenes. Protein-coding genes within it:
- a CDS encoding DUF6814 family protein, with amino-acid sequence MNAIKKLLGIVWIGLGLAAGYYLLINQAIPKFESGKPEDMIPAIIYTFILSPIIVGGLGIFGYYSLTGEYSDN